TACTGCAGTTGCTATCTTTTTTGGCGTCTTAGGGATTTTTAATGTAGTAGGCACTTTGTCTATTAAGCGCTCTTTTTCAAAGGCATTTGCAAGCAAGTATGTCTTTTTTCGTAACAAATCTGTAAAAGACTCCAAGGTTTCTTCTTCTTTCTGTGCACTTACGGCTATGGGCTGTCCAATCCTTACCTTGATGGGTCGCGTACTTTGGGAAGTAAGTTCCGATGGGAGTTTTGCTGTTCTGAAGACATCGTTCAGTTTGGACAATCTGTAAAAAAGTCTACTATTTCGTGCATGAAAATAAATGGGCACAACCGGTACCTCAGCTTTTCGTATCAACTTTAGTGCAGCTTCTTCCCAAGGCTTGTCAACGACCAACTTTCCATCCCTATAGGTCGATACTTCCCCGGCAGGAAAAATGCCCAGTGGGTGTCCTTCCCTTAAATGCAACAGTGCGTTCTTAAATCCCATGACACTGCTCTTTACATCCTTATGGTTTTCGAACGGATTCACTGGCATTATATAAGGTTTCAGTGGCTCAATACGGTGCAGCAAAAAATTGGCTATAATCTTAAAGTCCTCTCGCTCTTGAAGCATCAATTTTAGCAGCAGTACGCCGTCTATTCCTCCTAAAGGGTGATTGCTGATGGTAATATAGGGACCGTCTTTGGGAAGGCGCTTCAAATCCTCTTCCGGTATATCAAAATCAATTTCGTAGTGGTCCAAGATAGTATCAAGGAACGCTCTGCCAGGAAGCGATTTATTCTTATTGTAAAAGTGGTTTATAGAAGTGATTTTGGTGGCCAACATTAACAGCCAACCCACAAAGGTTCCCAAAAATCCGTATTTGTCCAGATGAATGACTTTTGCTACCTCTTTCGCAGAAACCAACCCCATATTTTATTAATTAGGTAACTGTAAAGATAGAAAAATACCCTAATTGGACTTTCTGGCAAAAAATGATTTTAGGTTTTATTTTACAACAAGCTGCACAGTTTCCCTACCACGCTGTTCCACAAGGACCAACCTTCCGTTTTGAAGTGATTTTACCGCCTTATCATTAAAATGTCTGATTGTGTAGAGTGAAACATCTTCATGACATACGACTTTGAACTTGCGCTTCAACTCGTCTAGCATAGCCTGTAGACCATTGAATTTGTTGTCCAAACAAACAGAGAAACTTATAGCCGAGTTCTGAATCAAATCTACCTTCATCCTATGGTGGTGGAACAGTTTGAATATTTCACTGATATTATCCTCCATGATAAACGAAAAGTCCAAAGAGGATAATTTTATGAGCACTTGGTTCTTTTTTACGATGAAACAAGGTACTTCAGGAGATATTCCTTTTCCCTTTGCAACCCTAGTTCCATCCTGTGTAGGATTAAGAAAGGATTTTACATGAAGTGGAATCTCTTTTCTTTGCAAGGGCTGTAACGTTTTTGGGTGAATCACGGAAGCTCCGTAAAAAGCCAATTCTATAGCCTCCCGATATGAAATCTCATCGAGCAGTTGGGTTTCTTTAAAATTTCTGGGATCTGCATTCAAGACACCTGGGACGTCCTTCCAAATCGTGACCGAATCCGCATTGAGGCAATACGCTAAAATAGCGGCCGTATAATCCGACCCCTCCCTGCCCAAAGTTGTGGTGAAATTGTTATCATCGCTTCCCAAAAAACCTTGGGTAATGTTCAACTGGGATACATCGATTCTGGTGGAGATCTCTTTTTGGGTACGTTCCCAATTTACGGAGGCATCCCTGTACGTATTGTCCGTTTTAATCAAATTACGGACATCTTGCCATGTGTTCGATATGCCCACTTCCTTAAAATACTCACTGACTATTGTAGTGGATATAAGTTCACCATAACCAACAACTTGGTCGTATACAAAAGCATATTTGGGTGACTTGTTCCAGGTCAAAAAACCTTTTACCTCTTCAAAAAGCAATTTCACTTTTCCATAAACCGGGTGACTTTTGTTTTCAAATAAATCGACTAAAATACTTTCGTGGTAATCAATGACCTCCTGTAGAGATGAAGATATCGTTTTCTTGTCCTCAAAATAGGAAGCTACCACTTTTTCCATAGCATTGGTCGTTTTTCCCATTGCGGAAATCACGACCAACGTATTTTCATGACCTACTTGTTGCAGAACATTCACAATATTTTTTACCCCATTAGCATCTTTTGCAGATGCGCCGCCAAACTTAAAAACTCTCATGTATTTTATAGTTCTATTTACTTAAGACAACTCATCGAATGTTGTCTATATAATTTTTGATTCCTTTCTCGTCCAACTGCACAACATCCCAATCCCGCATAACATTTGCCCCCTGTTTTTCATAAAATTTTATTGCAGGTTCATTCCAATCCAACACTTCCCAACAGATGCGTTTTACACCTAGAGTGTGCCCATATTTTACCACCTCATCTAACAGTGCTGTTCCCAAACCACTTCCTCGCATAGCTTCAGACACGATTAAATCCTCCAAATGAATCACGGGCCCTTTCCAGGTTGAATATCTTGGGTATACTAACGCAATACCCACAATATTCCCATCTTTCTCGGCAACAAAACAATGAAAAAGCTTTTTATCCCCAAACCCATCTTTAATTAAATCTGCCTTGGTGACTTCAACCGCATTGGACTCTTTTTCAAAATCGGCCAATTCTTGCACAAGTGCCAAGACTTGCCCCATATCTCCTTCTTGTGCTTCTCTGATTAAATGATTCATATTGTTACAAATAAAACTCAAAGTTATAAATTTAAAATACTTTACATCGTCGAAAACGATGTAGTATCACAAAATACCCGATATTTGTCAGCAAATAAAACACCTGCCCATATGGACAAAAAAACCATGACCCTTGGAGAGTTCATTATCGAAAACCAAGACTCCTTTCAATACACCTCAGGCGAATTATCAAGGCTCTTAAATGGTCTACGATTAGCTGCTAAAGTTGTTAATCACGAAGTGAACAAGGCAGGTCTGGTAGACATCATTGGTGCTGCCGGAGACACCAATATCCAAGGAGAGAACCAGCAGAAGCTGGATGTCATGGCCAATGAAAAATTCATACAAACATTGTCCAAACGTGAGATTGTTTGCGGTATTGCCTCAGAAGAAGAGGATGATTTTATAAGTATTAACAGCTTTGACAAACAGCATCAAAACAAATACATTGTATTGATAGATCCCTTGGACGGTTCCTCAAACATTGATGTAAACGTATCCGTAGGAACCATTTTTTCGATTTATAGGAGAATTACACCAGTGGGAACACCCGTTACCATTAAAGATTTTCTCCAGCCTGGGAGAAACCAAGTTGCTGCGGGCTACATCGTTTATGGTACCTCTACAATGCTTGTGTACACTACGGGTGACGGTGTAAATGGCTTTACCTTGAATCCAGCTCTGGGAACCTTTTACCTTTCCCACCCAGACATGGAATTCCCGGAACAGGGGAAAATCTATTCCGTGAACGAGGGCAACTATATACATTTTCCACAAGGCGTAAAGGATTATATCAAATATTGCCAAGAAGAGGAAGACGATAGACCCTATACTTCAAGATATATAGGCTCATTGGTATCGGATTTCCACAGAAACATGATAAAAGGCGGCATATACCTATATCCAAAAAGCAGCAAGGCCGAAGAAGGCAAACTTCGCCTGCTTTACGAGTGCAACCCTATGGCCTTTTTAGCGGAACAGGCCAATGGTAAGGCAAGCGATGGATTCACACCTATTATGGATATTGAGCCTAAAGAATTGCACCAACGCGTACCTTTCTTCTGCGGAAGTAAAAAAATGGTGGAAAAAGCCGAGGAATTTATGGCGCTCAGAAGCTAGTGTTCCAGAACGTATTGGTAGGCCTCAAAAGATATCTTGCCTTCAAAAATGTCGAACGATTTTTTTATGATCCATTCCGCATCTTTGGCAGGATAACCCAAGGCAACGGCATATTTTTCAATCAATTTTACCTGATCATCATCAATCGTATGGTCTGCAAATGCCATTTGGAAAAATTCAAAAAGCCGCTTTAATCTTTTCTCACCGCTATGGGGCGTCTCGATCGGATACTTGTTTTCCTTTTTCATTACCTCTTTGTATTCGGCATCGGTAATGTTCAATTTAAAGGCGAACCTATCAAGAACAGCTTTTTCTTTGGGATTTACTTCCCCATCAACGGCAGCTAAAGAAGCTAAGGTTGCAAAATGTGCAAGATTTTTTCGCTTTTCCCCGTGCTCGTAGAGATCAATAATTGGCATATGTTAAAATTTTTCTGCGCAAATATAATTCTTTTTAAAAGCATCCATCAATAAGGCCGTTTATTATTTTGGCGTTTCCCAAACCCTTGTTTTGGGTCGCGCTATCCGTTACAAAGCCTCGGGCATTTGCAATGCCCTGTGTGTTTTTCACTGCTATCGCTAACGCGGGCTATTTTTTAAATTTGTAAATTAACACTGCTATGAAAACTCCTCTTTTACAATTCACCGACCGCGGAATTTATTGCCATGCGGCCAATGTTTATCTAGACCCATGGAAACCCGTGGACAAAGCCATTATTTCCCATGGTCATGCAGACCACAGCCGTTGGGGGCATAGAAAATATATTACCCACCATCGCAATGTACCCATTGTAAGACATCGATTGGGAGAAATAAATATTACGGGAAAAGAGTGGGGTGAAACATTTACTATACAAGGAGTCAAATTCAGTTTACATCCTGCAGGCCATATTGTAGGTTCATCACAGATACGTGTAGAGCATAAGGGAGAAATTTGGGTTTTTACAGGTGACTATAAAATTGAAGATGATGGGTTGACCACTCCATACGAATCCATAAAATGTCATACGTTCATTACCGAGTGTACCTTTGGCTTACCTGCATTCTTGTGGACGCCCCAAAAGGAAGTTTTTGAAAACATCAACAACTGGTGGGCACAAAATAAGGCGGAAGGTAATACCTCGATTCTATTCGGATACGCTTTAGGAAAAGCACAGAGATTGTTGAAACACCTAGATCCATCAATCGGAAAAATCTACACGCATGGAGCAGTAGAAAACATGACCCAGGTATTACGTTCCCTAGTCGATTTTCCCGAAACAGAATTGATTACACGAGATACTAAAAAAGAGGATATCAAAGGAAATATCGTCATCGCCCCACCTTCGGCGCACGGCAGCACATGGATTCGTAAAATGGTACCCTATGTCACAGCTTCCGCAAGCGGTTGGATGGCCTTCCGTGGTGCGCGTCGCAGACGCGCCATCGATAAAGGATTTGTATTGAGCGACCATTGCGATTGGCCCGGATTGCTAAGTGCCATAAAAGACACAGGAGCCGAAAAGATTATCTGCACCCATGGTTACACCGAAATATTTTCAAAATATCTACGTGAGCTTGGGTACGATGCCCGAACGGAAAGTACACAATATGAAGGTGAGCTGGCAGAAATAAACACCTCAGAAACTTCAAAAGTTGAGGCCGAATGAAAGATTTTGCAAACCTCATCAAAGCTCTGGACAGCACCAACAAAACAAATGCAAAAGTCCAGGCGTTGGCGGACTATTTTCAAAAGGCCTATGTTAAAGACAAGGTCTGGACCATTGCCATACTTTCGCATCGAAGGCCACCACGGCCCGTTAACACTACCTTACTTCGTGAATGGGCCGCAGAATTGGCAAGTATCCCATTATGGCTTTTCGAGGAAAGCTACCATATTGTGGGCGACTTGGCAGAAACCATTGCGCTGGTAATTCCAGCGGGAAAAACATCGACCAAAAAGAGTCTAACAAATTTTTTGGAAGAGATGATTTTGCTAAAACCCAAAACCGAAGAAGAAAAAAAGAAGTATCTGTTTCGTAACTGGAGCCAACTCAATTATTACGAACGCTTTGTTTTCACCAAGCTGATTACGGGAGGGTTCCGAATCGGGGTCAGTCAAAAACTAATGACCAAAGCACTTTCAAAAGCAACCGAAATCGACGAAGATGTATTGGCTTACAAACTTATGGGCAATTGGGATCCAAACACCATCACTTTTGAAGATTTGATATTAAAAGAAAACGAAAGCGACTATCTCTCCAAACCCTATCCTTTTTATCTGGCATATGCTATTGAAGACGAGGTTTCCGAACTGGGTGACGTCAAAGAATGGTCCATTGAGCATAAATGGGATGGTATTCGCTGTCAGGTCATTATTAGGAACGATGAGATTTTTGTTTGGAGTCGTGGTGAAGAGTTGGTGACGGATAAATATCCGGAATTCCAAACGTTTATTAAGTTGATTCTAAATGGGACAGTTTTAGATGGAGAATTGCTACCCTACCCCAATGGTGAATTAGGAACTTTTAATGATCTTCAGACACGTATTGGTAGAAAAACAGTTTCCAAAGCTTTGCTACAAAAAACCCCAGTAGTTTTAAAAGTATATGATTTACTGGAATGGGAAGGTAAAGATATTAGAACTAGGACCTTTTTGGAGCGCAGGGTGTTATTGGAAAAACTTTATGATACTGTGGTTTCGGCTACGCTCAACCACCGAAAAGAAGAAATGATCACTGAGCCTTTCGACTCGGTCACTGAGCGGAGTCGAAGTGACCTCCCCCTCCTTCTTTCTAAACGTTTGCAGTTCAATACTTGGGACGAAGTAGCCCAAGAACGACAAAAATCCAGAGAAATGCGAAGTGAAGGATTGATGCTTAAAAGAAAAGATTCACACTACCAAGTAGGCCGTAAAAAAGGGGATTGGTGGAAGTGGAAGGTCGACCCCTTGACCATTGATGCAGTACTTACCTATGCCATGCGTGGCCATGGACGACGAAGCAATCTATTCACAGATTATACTTTTGCATTATGGCAAGAAAAGGAAAATGGAGAAAAAGAATTGGTGACTTTTGCAAAGGCCTATTCGGGATTGACAGACGCCGAGTTTCGGCAAGTGGACGCATGGATAAAGAAAAACACCTTGGAACGTTTTGGTCCCGTACGGAGTGTAACCCCGCACCATGTTTTCGAAATTGCTTTTGAAGGTATTGCACTTTCCAAAAGACATAAAAGCGGTGTGGCAACAAGGTTTCCACGTATCTTGCGATGGCGAAAAGACAAAAAGATTGAGGAAGCAAATAGCTTGGAGGATTTGAAGACATTGATTCCGAGCGCAGTGAAGGAATCCCTTAGTAATTAAACAAAAAAACAAGGATATTTCAGCATACCCCATTAGTATAAAAAGACTTAAAACATCAAAGTTTTGAAAAAAGGGTATTGCTACATTCTAACCAATAAGAATAAAACCGTGCTATACATTGGGGCAACCAATGATTTACGAAGACGCACAAGTGAACATAAGAATGGTAAATATGCAAATTCGTTCACAAAAAGATATAATTGTAATCTATTGGTATATTTTGAAGAATTTGATACGATAAAAGATGCATTTGCCAGAGAGAAACAGTTAAAATCAGGCAATAGAAAAAGAAAAGAAGATTTGATAAACTCCATAAATCCAGATTGGAAGGATTTATCTTTGGAATGGAATCTTGAATAAATCAGCAGATTCCTTCGCTTTGCTCGGAATATGAACAGAAAACAACTTTTTGAGATTGCAGAAAATTGGTTCCACCAGCAGAATTGGAAACCATTTGCATTTCAAAAAGAAACGTGGACCGCTTTTTTGCAAGGTAAACATGGGCTCCTTAATGCCCCAACGGGCAGCGGAAAAACCTATGCACTATGGTTTCCCATCGTACTGAACTACATTAAAAAACATCCTGAGTATAAGACCAAGCACAAAAAAGGCCTAAAAGCAATTTGGATTACTCCGCTCCGTGCACTCTCCCAAGAAATAAAACAATCCGCAGAGCGGATAACACAGGATTTAGATACCCAGATGACGGTTGGAATCCGTACAGGGGATACTTCTACCAAGGAACGCTCCCGACAGAAAACCAATATGCCCGACCTATTGATTACAACACCTGAAAGTTTACAGTTGTTGCTTTCATCAAAAGGTTACGAAAAAGTATTCAAAGACTGCTCGGCAATAGTAGTCGATGAATGGCACGAATTGCTGGGCACCAAACGTGGGGTTCAAATGGAATTGGGCCTGTCCAGATTGAAGACCATTTGCAATGATTTACGTATTTGGGGCATTTCAGCTACTATTGGAAATCTGGAACAGGCAAGGGAAGTACTCTTAGGACCAACTTCCAAAGCATTTCA
The nucleotide sequence above comes from Flagellimonas sp. HMM57. Encoded proteins:
- a CDS encoding TerB family tellurite resistance protein; amino-acid sequence: MPIIDLYEHGEKRKNLAHFATLASLAAVDGEVNPKEKAVLDRFAFKLNITDAEYKEVMKKENKYPIETPHSGEKRLKRLFEFFQMAFADHTIDDDQVKLIEKYAVALGYPAKDAEWIIKKSFDIFEGKISFEAYQYVLEH
- a CDS encoding GIY-YIG nuclease family protein, encoding MKKGYCYILTNKNKTVLYIGATNDLRRRTSEHKNGKYANSFTKRYNCNLLVYFEEFDTIKDAFAREKQLKSGNRKRKEDLINSINPDWKDLSLEWNLE
- a CDS encoding GNAT family N-acetyltransferase — encoded protein: MNHLIREAQEGDMGQVLALVQELADFEKESNAVEVTKADLIKDGFGDKKLFHCFVAEKDGNIVGIALVYPRYSTWKGPVIHLEDLIVSEAMRGSGLGTALLDEVVKYGHTLGVKRICWEVLDWNEPAIKFYEKQGANVMRDWDVVQLDEKGIKNYIDNIR
- the fbp gene encoding class 1 fructose-bisphosphatase; this encodes MDKKTMTLGEFIIENQDSFQYTSGELSRLLNGLRLAAKVVNHEVNKAGLVDIIGAAGDTNIQGENQQKLDVMANEKFIQTLSKREIVCGIASEEEDDFISINSFDKQHQNKYIVLIDPLDGSSNIDVNVSVGTIFSIYRRITPVGTPVTIKDFLQPGRNQVAAGYIVYGTSTMLVYTTGDGVNGFTLNPALGTFYLSHPDMEFPEQGKIYSVNEGNYIHFPQGVKDYIKYCQEEEDDRPYTSRYIGSLVSDFHRNMIKGGIYLYPKSSKAEEGKLRLLYECNPMAFLAEQANGKASDGFTPIMDIEPKELHQRVPFFCGSKKMVEKAEEFMALRS
- a CDS encoding aspartate kinase; this translates as MRVFKFGGASAKDANGVKNIVNVLQQVGHENTLVVISAMGKTTNAMEKVVASYFEDKKTISSSLQEVIDYHESILVDLFENKSHPVYGKVKLLFEEVKGFLTWNKSPKYAFVYDQVVGYGELISTTIVSEYFKEVGISNTWQDVRNLIKTDNTYRDASVNWERTQKEISTRIDVSQLNITQGFLGSDDNNFTTTLGREGSDYTAAILAYCLNADSVTIWKDVPGVLNADPRNFKETQLLDEISYREAIELAFYGASVIHPKTLQPLQRKEIPLHVKSFLNPTQDGTRVAKGKGISPEVPCFIVKKNQVLIKLSSLDFSFIMEDNISEIFKLFHHHRMKVDLIQNSAISFSVCLDNKFNGLQAMLDELKRKFKVVCHEDVSLYTIRHFNDKAVKSLQNGRLVLVEQRGRETVQLVVK
- a CDS encoding ATP-dependent DNA ligase, whose product is MKDFANLIKALDSTNKTNAKVQALADYFQKAYVKDKVWTIAILSHRRPPRPVNTTLLREWAAELASIPLWLFEESYHIVGDLAETIALVIPAGKTSTKKSLTNFLEEMILLKPKTEEEKKKYLFRNWSQLNYYERFVFTKLITGGFRIGVSQKLMTKALSKATEIDEDVLAYKLMGNWDPNTITFEDLILKENESDYLSKPYPFYLAYAIEDEVSELGDVKEWSIEHKWDGIRCQVIIRNDEIFVWSRGEELVTDKYPEFQTFIKLILNGTVLDGELLPYPNGELGTFNDLQTRIGRKTVSKALLQKTPVVLKVYDLLEWEGKDIRTRTFLERRVLLEKLYDTVVSATLNHRKEEMITEPFDSVTERSRSDLPLLLSKRLQFNTWDEVAQERQKSREMRSEGLMLKRKDSHYQVGRKKGDWWKWKVDPLTIDAVLTYAMRGHGRRSNLFTDYTFALWQEKENGEKELVTFAKAYSGLTDAEFRQVDAWIKKNTLERFGPVRSVTPHHVFEIAFEGIALSKRHKSGVATRFPRILRWRKDKKIEEANSLEDLKTLIPSAVKESLSN
- a CDS encoding ligase-associated DNA damage response exonuclease; its protein translation is MKTPLLQFTDRGIYCHAANVYLDPWKPVDKAIISHGHADHSRWGHRKYITHHRNVPIVRHRLGEINITGKEWGETFTIQGVKFSLHPAGHIVGSSQIRVEHKGEIWVFTGDYKIEDDGLTTPYESIKCHTFITECTFGLPAFLWTPQKEVFENINNWWAQNKAEGNTSILFGYALGKAQRLLKHLDPSIGKIYTHGAVENMTQVLRSLVDFPETELITRDTKKEDIKGNIVIAPPSAHGSTWIRKMVPYVTASASGWMAFRGARRRRAIDKGFVLSDHCDWPGLLSAIKDTGAEKIICTHGYTEIFSKYLRELGYDARTESTQYEGELAEINTSETSKVEAE